A region of the Vibrio rumoiensis genome:
TTGAAAGCTACTTACGGTTTCGTGACCGCTGCGTAACCGCAGGTATTGATGTAGAAATCATCCCAGGGATTTTACCTGTTTCTAATTATAAGCAAGCGAAGCGTTTTGCTGATATGACCAATGTGCGTATTCCAAGCTGGATGGCCAAGCAATATGAAGGGTTAGATGATGATCCGGTGACACGTCAAATGGTCGGTGCAAGCCAAGCGATTGATATGGTTAGAACATTGAGTCGTGAAGGGGTGAAAGATTTTCACTTTTATACGCTTAATCGTTCAGAAATGACCTATGCGCTTTGCCATACTCTAGGTGTTCGCCCGCGTTAATTATTTTCATCAAGACCAATTATTAAAAACAAAGGCTTACTGACGTTCAGTAAGCCTTTTTTATCTCTGCTTGCCCATTATTGCTCTGGCTGTGAAAAGGTTGCTAATTGTTGTTTCACTTCGCTTGCCCATTCAATCCAAGTACTACGCTCTAAAATATTACGCCTTAAGATTAAATGTTCCAATTTGGCGTGCTGATCAAGAGAATGATGGTTTCGATAAAATTGATTTTCAAGTTGCTGATAGTGTTTCAATAAGGCTTCAGCTTCAGGGATAAGCAAGTCTAATTGCTGAATAAAACGGTCGGCCGATTCAACGGTGCAGGCCATTAACTTTGCGGAAAATTCATCTCGGGTGGCTGTATAAGGGGTTGGTTGGTTAAACCATCCGGTTAATTCTGTGCGACCGAGTGAGGTAATGGTATAAATCTTTTTATCTGGTTTACCAATCTGAGGGTGAATGGTCGATGTCACCCATTCCTGTTTTGCCATCTTGGCAAGTTCCCGGTACACCTGCTGATGGCTGGCCTTCCAAAAATGTCCAACGTTATGTGAAAACGCTTTGCTGATGTCGTAGCCGGTCGCAGGCTCTCGACTTAATATGGTTAAAATAACGTAAGGCAGTGACATGTAAGCTTCTAATTTTCTTAATAGTAGGGATAAGATAACGTAATCGAGGCAGATTATGTACTGATGACAAAATTAATATTAAAAAAGAAGAGCTAAATCAAACCTTGTCAGCTATTTGTTTTGAATTTGACCAATAGATTGTTTGCTTTGTTTAAAAGAAAAAAGAAAAAAGAAAAAAGAAAAAAGAAAAGCCGCACTTAGTTGATAAGTGCGGCTTCTTACATTTAGACATGACAGATTAAGAGGTTTAACCCGTATTACGCATACCTGCTGCGATACCTGCAATTGTCAGCATTAACGCTTCTTCTAATTCAGAAGATGGGTTATCGCTTTGACGAGTACGGTATAGCAACTCGGCTTGTAGCATGTTCAATGGCTCAACATAGATATTGCGTAAGCGAATAGACTCTAAACCCCAAGGGTCGCTTTGCATTAGGTTCTCGTTATTTTCAACGTTTAGAACCGTCACGATATCTTTTTGCAACTGTTCACGTAAACGCTCACCAAGAGGCCATAATGACTCATCGGTTAGACGTTGATCGTAGTAACGAGAAATATCAATATTACACTTAGAATACACCATTTCTAGCATGCCAAGGCGAGTAGAGAAGAATGGCCATTCGCGGCACATTTCTTCCAACATTGGCTGGTGGCCTTGTTCGATGGCGTGTTGAATCGCTTCACCCGCTCCGAGCCATGCTGGTAATACTAGACGGTTTTGGCTCCATGAGAAAATCCATGGAATAGCACGTAAGCTTTCCACGCCGCCATTTGGATTACGCTTCGAAGGACGAGAGCCTAGAGGCAATTTACCGAGTTCAAGCTCTGGTGTTGCGGCGCGGAAGTAAGGAACAAAATCCGGTTCGCCACGTACTACAGCACGATAAGCGTCACAAGAGACATCCGAAATCGTATGCATCAGATCGCGCCATTCTTTTTTAGGCTCCGGAGGCGGAAGCAGATTGGCTTCTAAGATCGCGCTCGCGTATAGATTAAAGCTGTTCACTGCTACATCAGGCAAACCCAGCTTAAAGCGGATCATCTCACCTTGTTCGGTAACGCGTAAGCCACCTTTTAAGCTACGAGGTGGTTGAGAAAGTAGGGCAGCATGTGCTGGCGCACCACCACGACCAACTGTACCACCACGGCCGTGGAAGAGTGTAAGGTCGATACCTTCGGCGTCGGATACTTTCACCAGTTTATCCATGGCGTCGTACTGTGCCCAACCAGCGGCCATTACACCGGCATCTTTGGCTGAGTCAGAATAACCAATCATTACCATTTGGTGGTTATTGATAAAGTTGCGGTACCAATCGAGCGAGAATAATTGCTTCATGACCGCTTCAGAATTGTTCAAGTCATCTAACGTTTCAAACAGTGGGCAAACATCCATGCGGAATTTGCAGCCCGCTTCTTGCAAAATGAGATGCACGGCTAATACGTCAGATGCGGTACGCGCCATCGAAATAACATAAGCGCCAAAGGCTTCACGTGGGTGTTCAGCCATCACTCGACAAGTATCGAGCACTTCTTGAACTTCTGGCGAAGGTTCCCAGTTACGAGGCAACAATGGACGCTTTGAGCTTAGTTCTTTAATTAAGAATTCAACTTTTTCATCTTCTGTCCATTGATCGTAGTCACCCATATCTAGGAAACGAGTCATCTCAGTAATCACATTGGAATGACGAGTACTTTCTTGGCGAATATCTAAGCGTACTAAGTGAATACCAAACGCTTTTACACGACGTAGGCTATCGAGTAATGAACCTTCTGCGATGATACTCATGCCACATTCGTGTAGTGATTGGTAACAGGCAAGTAATGGATCCCAAAGTTGTTCAACGCGCTCTAAAATTGGCAGGTTAGGTACTTCGGTTCCGTTGATACGTGCATCTAATACGGTACACGTATTATTGAGCAGAGTACGTAAGCGCTTCAGGATGGCACGGTAAGGTTCGTGCTCTTCACCTGATAATTCGCGAACCGTATCGTTACAAGCGGTCATTGATAGCTCGGTGATCAAATCTTGAATATCGGTTAGATAAAGATCGGCCGCTTTCCAACGAGAAAGTAACAATACTTCAGCAGTAATTGGGTGGGTAACATTTGGGTTACCGTCACGGTCACCGCCCATCCAAGATGAAAAGTGTACTGGACGTGCATCGATAGGCAGCGCTTCGCCTGTGAAGTTTTTCACTCGGTCATTGAATTCACGTAAGAATTCAGGAACGGCTTGCCATAATGAGTTTTCAACGACCGCAAATCCCCATTTCGCTTCATCTAGAGGTGTTGGGCGTTGTTGGCGAATAACATCAGAGTGCCAAGATTGGGCAATCAGACCTTCTAAACGACGCTCTGTTTTCAGACGTTCACGACTAGAAAGATCACTGTGCTCTAATTGGGATAGACATTTATTAATTTTGACCAATTTATTGATCATGGTGCGGCGAGCAATTTCGGTTGGGTGTGCTGTAAGAACCAGCTCAATATTCAATTCTTTGATTGCTTGCGCGGCATTTTCTTTGCTGATGTCATTTGACGCTAACTTACCAAATAAAGAGTTAATCGCGTCTGGTTCACATACGTGCTCTTCGCAATGGCGAGAAATCGTATGAAACTGCTCTGCAATATTAGTTAAGTTAAGGAATTGACTGAAGGCATGAGCAACAGGGGTTAATTGCTCGTTAGGTAGGTTTTTTATTTCTTCGATTAAGCTTTCTCGATCTTCCTGATTACCAGCTCGAGCTGATTTGGAAAGCTTACGAATGGTTTCAACTTTTTCAAGAATAGCATCACCATGAGCTTCTTGAATGGTTGCGCCGAGTAAGTCTCCGAGCATGCGAACATTACTCGTTAAAGCGGCATATTTTTCATTCATCGTCGTTTCACCTTGTAATTTAATTACATCCATTTAATTTTTAGCCACTACAATCTAGCGAAAATATTTGCACTGAGTCAAATATTTGCCGTGATTGTGTAAAAATAATACCAATATTATTGATGCAAATCAGTTATCAGAAGATGGGTAAATTGATTTGGTTGTTGTGTAAACCCTTTGTTATTTATACCTTATTTCATCATGTTAACCGCATTCATATTCATAGAATGCGGCATGATTCATTCTTTCAATTTGTCAGATTGTATCCAATTCGCTCGTCGATTTATCCAAAACAGTAGTGGCGCATCGACTTGGATAAAATATTAATGGTCGGATCGATAAACTCAAAGGCTAGGAATTCATCCGGCTGATGCGCTTGATCGATCGAGCCTGGCCCCATCACTAAGGTTGGGCACACTTGTTGTAAAAACGGTGCTTCAGTACAGTAATTGACGGTTTCTGATGGTATTTGTGTTAACGCTTCCATGCTCTTGATGAAAGGGTGGTCATGTTGACACTCATAACCTGGAATAGGTTCATGCAAAGGCTGTATCTCAATACGCTCTGGCCATTTGGCTTGCACTTCTTTGAGGGCTGACTGCAACATATTGTTCAGTCCGTCTAAACTGATCCCCGGCAATGGGCGAACGTCATAATGCAGCTCACAACAGCCACAAATTCGATTCGCACTGTCGCCGCCATGAATGTGCCCTAGATTTAATGTAGGAGTGGGGATCTCAAAGCCTGGGTGGTGATATTCTTTAATGAGCTGGTTACGCAGTTGCATTAAGGCAAACAGTACCTCATGCATGATTTCTATCGCATTGACACCTAAAGCCGGGTTTGATGAGTGACCAGAGTGACCGGTGACTCGGATAGCATTCGCGACATGGCCTTTATGCCCGCGAATGGGCTTTAGACTTGTCGGCTCACCGATGATGCAATAGTCTGGTTTATAAGGCGCATCACCATTTAAACAGGATTCTGTAAAGTGGCGCGCACCTAGCATGCTGGTTTCTTCATCACAAGTGGCCAGAATATAAAGCGGCTTGGTTTGTTTTGACCAATCAACCTTTTGGACCGCTTCAATTATAAAGGCGAAAAAGCCCTTCATATCTGCGGTGCCTAATCCATAGAATCGGTTGTTATGTTCTGTTAAGGCGTGTGGATCAAAATTCCAACGTCCTTCATCAAAAGGCACGGTATCAGAGTGGCCCGATAGCAATAATCCACCTTCCCCTTGACCTTTTTTGGCGATCAAGTTGTGTTTTCCGGGGGCGACTTCAATCACTTCTACTGAAAAATCGAGATCCTTTAACCATTGCGCAAGTTTGGCAATCACTTCGGCATTCCCTTCATCCCATGTAGGGTCGGTTGCACTAATTGAAGAGGTGGAGATCAATCCGCGATAAACATCTAAAAATTGAGGTGTGCCCATAAAAACTCCATTTCGTGTGATGGCTTTGCCTGTATGCTAGCCATTGTGGTTGATAACCGGACTATTGACAAGAAGCTTATAAAACGATAAAACACATATTAAATCATTATTTGTGAATAAAAAATCGAATAATAAGGTTTTTTTAGAGTGGATAGTCATATTTTTACGATTGAAAAAGATTTGTTTTCAGCATGAAATAGTTCAATAACGTAACGAAAACCACTTAAATAAAATATAAATAGCGCGCAAAACAAACGGATAGGTGAGTATGCTAAAAACAGTCATTATTGGAGCAAGCGGTTACACCGGTGCAGAGTTGGCCTTGATGGTCGAAAAGCATCCTGAGCTGACGTTATCTGGCTTATATGTATCAGAAAATAGTGCCGATGCTGGTAAACCTATTTCTCAATTACATGGCAAGTTGCATGGATTGATTGATCTTGCTGTACAGCCCTTAATCTCACCTCAAGAAGTTGCGCAGCAATGTGATGTCGTCTTTCTCGCCACGGCTCACGAAGTCAGCCATGATCTCGCGCCGACTTTTCTTGCCAATGATTGTGTTGTTTTAGACTTATCCGGTGCTTATCGAGTGAAAGCGGATGGCTTTTATCCTACATATTATGGATTTGAACACACGCAATCTCAGTGGCTTGATCAAGCGGCTTACGGTTTAGCGGAGTGGAATCAACCGCAGATCGCTCAAGCGCAATTAATTGCTGTACCGGGCTGTTACCCTACCGCCTCTCAACTAGCGATTAAACCTTTGGTCGAAAATGGATTATTGGATCTCAACCAATGGCCGGTAATCAATGCCACGAGTGGCGTGACTGGCGCGGGGCGTAAAGCCACGATGACCAATAGTTTTTGCGAAGTGAGCTTACAACCTTATGGTGTGTTCACGCACCGTCACCAACCTGAAATTGCTTCACATTTAGGTTGTGATGTTATTTTTACGCCGCATTTAGGTAATTTTAAGCGTGGCATTTTAGCAACGATTACCATGAAGTTAGCTTTAGATGTGACTGACGAGCAAATTGAACAAGCCTTTAGTGAGGCCTATCAAAGCAAGCTTGCGGTTCGTTTACTTTCTGATATTCCTCGTTTGCAAAATGTTGAAAACACGCCGTTTTGTGATATTGGTTGGAAGCGTCAAGGTCAGCATCTTATTGTCGTGTCTGCGATTGATAACCTATTGAAAGGTGCATCAAGCCAAGCGATGCAATGTTTGAATATTCGTTTCGGTTTCCCTGAAATGACGGCTTTAGTGTAAGGATAATGACCATGGCTCCTTTAGTGATCAAATTAGGTGGCGCGGTATTATCCGATTTGGATACCTTAGCTAAATTATTTGGTGCAATTCAGCAATATCAAAAAGATGCACAGCGTCAAATCGTCATCGTACATGGTGGTGGCTATTTGGTGGATGAGTTGATGGCAAAGTTGCAATTTGAAACGGTAAAAAGAGATGGCTTACGGGTCACGCCTTTCGAGCACATTAATTACATTAGTGGTGCTTTGGCGGGAACAGCGAATAAATTATTGCAAGGCCAAGCGATCAAGCTAGGATTAACCGCGGTGGGGTTAAGTTTGGCGGATGGCGGTTTATGTCAGATCACTCAGCTATCTGATGATTTAGGCGCAGTCGGAGAAGCCAAAGCTGGAAATGCAGCGGTCTTAAAAGCAATTTTACAAACCAATGCATTGCCGATTATTAGTTCAATTGGTATTACCGCTGAGGGTCAATTAATGAATGTCAATGCTGATCAAGCCGCGGTGGCGGTGGCGACGGCACTGGATGCAGAGTTAGCACTACTTTCAGATGTGGCAGGGGTACTCGATGCGGATAAGCAACTCATTTCACAACTAGACCAATCACAAGTTGATCAACTGATTGAACAGCAAGTGATCACCGATGGCATGATAGTGAAAGTACAAGCAGCATTAGATGCGGCCAATCAACTCGGTCGAGCCATCGAAGTCGCTGGTTGGAAAAGCCCTGAAAAGTTAGCGCAACTGTTTGCCGGTCAAAGTATAGGAACACGTTTCTTGCCTTTGTAGAGGGGAGAAGCAAAATAAATAATCCACGGAATTCACCCAAACATGATTCCAGGGAAGGCTATATACCCCAGAACAACGGGTAAAATAAATTTTGGAGAAATAACATGGCTAAATTAAGTGTCGATAAAGCAAGCATCAACAAAGTGGTAGTCGCATACTCGGGTGGATTAGATACCTCAGTGATCATTCCGTGGTTAAAAGAAAACTACGATTGTGAAGTCGTCGCCTTTGTAGCGGATGTCGGCCAAGGTGATGAAGAATTAGTGGGCATTGAAGAAAAAGCCATCGCTTCAGGTGCATCAGCATGCTATATCGCCGATCTTAAAGAAGAAATGGTTGCCGATTACATTTACCCAACGTTGAAAACGGGGGCGTATTACGAAGGTAAATACCTACTTGGCACTTCAATGGCTCGTCCAATCATTGCGAAAGCGCAAGTGGAAGTGGCACGTAAAGTCGGCGCAGATGCGTTATGTCATGGCTGTACGGGTAAAGGGAATGACCAAGTTCGTTTTGAAGGTGCTTTTGCGGCACTAGCCCCAGACTTACATGTGATTGCCCCTTGGCGTGAGTGGGATCTAGTGAGCCGTGAAGAGTGCTTGGACTACCTTGCAGAACGTAATATTCCATGTACCGCTTCTTTAACTAAAATCTATTCACGTGATGCGAATGCATGGCACATTTCAACCGAAGGTGGTGTGTTAGAAAACACTTGGAATGCACCGAATGAAGATTGTTGGGCATGGACCGTTGATCCTGAGCAAGCGCCGGATCAAGCAGAATATGTTACATTGAAAGTTGAAAAAGGCGCCGTGGTTGAGGTCGATGGCCAAGCGTTATCACCATACCAAGCTTTAGTCGCGTTAAATGAAAAAGGCGTGAAGCATGGTGTTGGGCGTATTGATATTGTTGAAAACCGTTTAGTCGGTATGAAGTCTCGTGGTTGTTATGAAACTCCAGGGGGCACGATTATGATGGAAGCCCTGCGTGCCGTTGAGCAACTGGTGCTTGATAAAGCTTCTTTCGAATTTCGTGAAGAGCTTGCTGTAAAAGCTTCGCACCTTGTGTACGATGGTCGTTGGTTCACGCCGCTATGTAAATCGCTTTTGGCAGCAACTGAAGCGTTAGCGCAAGATGTTAATGGTGAAGTTGTAGTTAAACTTTATAAAGGCCAAGCGACGGTGACTCAAAAACGTTCTGATAACAGCTTATACTCTGAAGAGTTTGCGACGTTCGGTGATGATGAAGTTTACGATCAAAGCCATGCCGGCGGTTTCATCCGTTTATATTCTTTATCAAGCCGCATTCGTGCGCTTAATGAAGCGAAGAAGAAATAAATACGAATACTCGTAACTCGAATGCTCGTGACTCGGAAAAGAAACGCCTAGTGACGAGCATTTAGAGGTTAATAGTAAAATTAAATATAATAATAAATCATGGATAATCGAGAAGCGAAGCGCTCTAGTAACGTAGTGTTCGAAAATCGATAAATACAATGGATTAGCAGGAGATTCACAATGGCATTATGGGGCGGAAGATTTACCCAAGCAGCAGACACTCGGTTTAAACAGTTCAATGATTCATTGCGCTTTGACTACCGATTGGCTGAGCAAGACATTGTGGGATCGATTGCTTGGTCTAAATCGTTGCTATCCGTTGGGGTATTAACCGAAGAAGAGCAGCAAAAGCTAGAGCTCGCGCTAAATGAATTGAAGTTAGCCGTGATGGAAGATCCTGAGCAAATTTTGCAATCGGATGCCGAAGATATTCACAGTTGGGTGGAAACTCAACTGATTGGCCGCGTTGGAGATTTAGGTAAAAAACTGCATACTGGCCGTTCTCGTAATGACCAGGTCGCGACGGATTTAAAACTGTGGTGTCGTCAACAAGGCCATCAGTTACTGATTGCTTTAGACCGTTTGCAATCGCAAATGGTGTCGGTGGCCCGTGAACATCAAGCGACGGTTTTACCAGGTTATACTCACTTACAACGTGCTCAACCTGTCACGTTTGCACACTGGTGTTTAGCGTATGTCGAAATGTTTGAGCGTGATTATTCACGTCTATCGGATGCGATTAAGCGTCTTGATACTTGTCCATTAGGCTCTGGAGCACTAGCGGGCACCGCGTACCCAATGGATCGTGAGCAACTCGCCCATAATCTAGGTTTTCAACGAGCGACCCGTAATAGTTTAGATTCGGTGTCTGATCGCGATCATGTGATGGAACTGATGTCGATTGCTTCGATTTCTATGTTGCACCTTTCGCGTCTTGCGGAAGATATGATTTTTTATAATTCGGGCGAGTCTGGTTTTATTGAGTTGGCGGATACCGTGACTTCGGGCTCTTCCTTGATGCCACAAAAGAAAAATCCCGATGCTTTAGAATTGATTCGTGGCAAAACGGGCCGTGTCTATGGCTCACTGGCAGCGATGATGATGACGGTCAAAGCCCTGCCATTGGCTTACAATAAAGATATGCAGGAAGACAAAGAGGGCCTATTTGATGCGCTTGATACTTGGAACGACTGCATGGAAATGGCGGCACTTTGCTTTGATGGTATTAAGGTCAACGGTGAAAGAACATTAGAAGCGGCCAAACAAGGTTACGCAAACTCAACGGAACTGGCGGATTATTTAGTGTCGAAAGGCATTCCTTTCCGTGAAGCGCACCACATTGTTGGCGTTGCGGTCGTGAGTGCAATTGAGCAATCTTGCGCGTTAGAAGAGCTATCACTTGAGCAACTCAAAGCATTCTCTCCCGTGATTGAAAATGATGTGTATAACATCTTAACCATTGAATCTTGCCTAGAAAAACGTTCAGCGTTAGGTGGCGTGTCACCACGACAAGTCAATTA
Encoded here:
- a CDS encoding argininosuccinate synthase, giving the protein MAKLSVDKASINKVVVAYSGGLDTSVIIPWLKENYDCEVVAFVADVGQGDEELVGIEEKAIASGASACYIADLKEEMVADYIYPTLKTGAYYEGKYLLGTSMARPIIAKAQVEVARKVGADALCHGCTGKGNDQVRFEGAFAALAPDLHVIAPWREWDLVSREECLDYLAERNIPCTASLTKIYSRDANAWHISTEGGVLENTWNAPNEDCWAWTVDPEQAPDQAEYVTLKVEKGAVVEVDGQALSPYQALVALNEKGVKHGVGRIDIVENRLVGMKSRGCYETPGGTIMMEALRAVEQLVLDKASFEFREELAVKASHLVYDGRWFTPLCKSLLAATEALAQDVNGEVVVKLYKGQATVTQKRSDNSLYSEEFATFGDDEVYDQSHAGGFIRLYSLSSRIRALNEAKKK
- the ppc gene encoding phosphoenolpyruvate carboxylase, with product MNEKYAALTSNVRMLGDLLGATIQEAHGDAILEKVETIRKLSKSARAGNQEDRESLIEEIKNLPNEQLTPVAHAFSQFLNLTNIAEQFHTISRHCEEHVCEPDAINSLFGKLASNDISKENAAQAIKELNIELVLTAHPTEIARRTMINKLVKINKCLSQLEHSDLSSRERLKTERRLEGLIAQSWHSDVIRQQRPTPLDEAKWGFAVVENSLWQAVPEFLREFNDRVKNFTGEALPIDARPVHFSSWMGGDRDGNPNVTHPITAEVLLLSRWKAADLYLTDIQDLITELSMTACNDTVRELSGEEHEPYRAILKRLRTLLNNTCTVLDARINGTEVPNLPILERVEQLWDPLLACYQSLHECGMSIIAEGSLLDSLRRVKAFGIHLVRLDIRQESTRHSNVITEMTRFLDMGDYDQWTEDEKVEFLIKELSSKRPLLPRNWEPSPEVQEVLDTCRVMAEHPREAFGAYVISMARTASDVLAVHLILQEAGCKFRMDVCPLFETLDDLNNSEAVMKQLFSLDWYRNFINNHQMVMIGYSDSAKDAGVMAAGWAQYDAMDKLVKVSDAEGIDLTLFHGRGGTVGRGGAPAHAALLSQPPRSLKGGLRVTEQGEMIRFKLGLPDVAVNSFNLYASAILEANLLPPPEPKKEWRDLMHTISDVSCDAYRAVVRGEPDFVPYFRAATPELELGKLPLGSRPSKRNPNGGVESLRAIPWIFSWSQNRLVLPAWLGAGEAIQHAIEQGHQPMLEEMCREWPFFSTRLGMLEMVYSKCNIDISRYYDQRLTDESLWPLGERLREQLQKDIVTVLNVENNENLMQSDPWGLESIRLRNIYVEPLNMLQAELLYRTRQSDNPSSELEEALMLTIAGIAAGMRNTG
- the argE gene encoding acetylornithine deacetylase gives rise to the protein MGTPQFLDVYRGLISTSSISATDPTWDEGNAEVIAKLAQWLKDLDFSVEVIEVAPGKHNLIAKKGQGEGGLLLSGHSDTVPFDEGRWNFDPHALTEHNNRFYGLGTADMKGFFAFIIEAVQKVDWSKQTKPLYILATCDEETSMLGARHFTESCLNGDAPYKPDYCIIGEPTSLKPIRGHKGHVANAIRVTGHSGHSSNPALGVNAIEIMHEVLFALMQLRNQLIKEYHHPGFEIPTPTLNLGHIHGGDSANRICGCCELHYDVRPLPGISLDGLNNMLQSALKEVQAKWPERIEIQPLHEPIPGYECQHDHPFIKSMEALTQIPSETVNYCTEAPFLQQVCPTLVMGPGSIDQAHQPDEFLAFEFIDPTINILSKSMRHYCFG
- the argC gene encoding N-acetyl-gamma-glutamyl-phosphate reductase — its product is MLKTVIIGASGYTGAELALMVEKHPELTLSGLYVSENSADAGKPISQLHGKLHGLIDLAVQPLISPQEVAQQCDVVFLATAHEVSHDLAPTFLANDCVVLDLSGAYRVKADGFYPTYYGFEHTQSQWLDQAAYGLAEWNQPQIAQAQLIAVPGCYPTASQLAIKPLVENGLLDLNQWPVINATSGVTGAGRKATMTNSFCEVSLQPYGVFTHRHQPEIASHLGCDVIFTPHLGNFKRGILATITMKLALDVTDEQIEQAFSEAYQSKLAVRLLSDIPRLQNVENTPFCDIGWKRQGQHLIVVSAIDNLLKGASSQAMQCLNIRFGFPEMTALV
- the argB gene encoding acetylglutamate kinase: MTMAPLVIKLGGAVLSDLDTLAKLFGAIQQYQKDAQRQIVIVHGGGYLVDELMAKLQFETVKRDGLRVTPFEHINYISGALAGTANKLLQGQAIKLGLTAVGLSLADGGLCQITQLSDDLGAVGEAKAGNAAVLKAILQTNALPIISSIGITAEGQLMNVNADQAAVAVATALDAELALLSDVAGVLDADKQLISQLDQSQVDQLIEQQVITDGMIVKVQAALDAANQLGRAIEVAGWKSPEKLAQLFAGQSIGTRFLPL
- a CDS encoding PadR family transcriptional regulator — its product is MSLPYVILTILSREPATGYDISKAFSHNVGHFWKASHQQVYRELAKMAKQEWVTSTIHPQIGKPDKKIYTITSLGRTELTGWFNQPTPYTATRDEFSAKLMACTVESADRFIQQLDLLIPEAEALLKHYQQLENQFYRNHHSLDQHAKLEHLILRRNILERSTWIEWASEVKQQLATFSQPEQ
- the argH gene encoding argininosuccinate lyase yields the protein MALWGGRFTQAADTRFKQFNDSLRFDYRLAEQDIVGSIAWSKSLLSVGVLTEEEQQKLELALNELKLAVMEDPEQILQSDAEDIHSWVETQLIGRVGDLGKKLHTGRSRNDQVATDLKLWCRQQGHQLLIALDRLQSQMVSVAREHQATVLPGYTHLQRAQPVTFAHWCLAYVEMFERDYSRLSDAIKRLDTCPLGSGALAGTAYPMDREQLAHNLGFQRATRNSLDSVSDRDHVMELMSIASISMLHLSRLAEDMIFYNSGESGFIELADTVTSGSSLMPQKKNPDALELIRGKTGRVYGSLAAMMMTVKALPLAYNKDMQEDKEGLFDALDTWNDCMEMAALCFDGIKVNGERTLEAAKQGYANSTELADYLVSKGIPFREAHHIVGVAVVSAIEQSCALEELSLEQLKAFSPVIENDVYNILTIESCLEKRSALGGVSPRQVNYAVNQAQKRLDERDNSGVTVRAARLTDIDSLEGMVAYWAGLGENLPRSRNELIRDIGSFAVSEHHGEVTGCASLYVYDSGLAEIRSLGIEAGWQGQGQGAAIIKHLVDKARQMAIKKVFVLTRVPEFFMKQDFIPTSKTLLPEKVLKDCDQCPRQHACDEVALEINLNEQVIMKVSVA